A part of Streptomyces sp. NBC_01451 genomic DNA contains:
- a CDS encoding GTP-binding protein has protein sequence MDSNPSTAETIYVSDAVTTTAKILVVGHFAVGKTTYIGSLSEIAPLRTEEKMTQASAHVDDLKGAPDKVTTTVALDFGRLTLSEELVLYLFGTPGQQRFMQLWEDMARGALGALLLVDPSRLAETFPVIDLVEKYGLEYAIAVNTFDAKAEFDEDEIREALDLLPDTPVVYCDARDQTSSARALIALVQHLLTRAA, from the coding sequence ATGGACTCGAATCCCTCTACGGCTGAGACGATCTACGTCTCAGACGCGGTCACCACCACCGCGAAGATCCTTGTCGTAGGGCACTTCGCCGTGGGCAAGACCACGTACATCGGTTCGCTGTCGGAGATCGCCCCGCTGCGCACCGAGGAGAAGATGACCCAGGCGTCCGCGCACGTGGACGACCTGAAGGGCGCGCCGGACAAGGTGACGACCACGGTCGCGCTGGACTTCGGCCGGCTCACGCTGAGCGAGGAACTGGTGCTGTACCTGTTCGGCACGCCCGGACAGCAGCGCTTCATGCAGCTGTGGGAGGACATGGCCCGCGGCGCGCTCGGAGCACTGCTCCTGGTCGACCCGTCCCGGCTGGCTGAAACGTTTCCGGTGATCGACCTGGTCGAGAAGTACGGCCTGGAGTACGCCATCGCCGTCAACACCTTCGACGCGAAGGCCGAGTTCGACGAGGACGAGATCCGTGAGGCCCTCGACCTGCTGCCCGACACCCCGGTCGTCTACTGCGACGCCCGGGACCAGACGTCCTCGGCGAGGGCCCTGATCGCCCTCGTCCAGCACCTGCTCACCCGCGCGGCCTGA
- the icmF gene encoding fused isobutyryl-CoA mutase/GTPase IcmF, which translates to MNDLHRPVHPVRLVTASALFDGHDASINIMRRIFQSQGAEVIHLGHNRSVREVVDAALEEDAHGVAVSSYQGGHVEYFEYLVESLRGQGAEHIQVVGGGGGVIVPEEITRLRRSGVTIFSPEDGQRMGLAGMVNSVVKDCDFDLWDSKPVDAAAVLTGDRFAIARAITGAELGKLPPELLEQVRAAAAARVTPVLGITGTGGSGKSSLTDELVRRFRVDQQDKLRIAVIAVDPTRRRGGGALLGDRIRMNSLDGGRIFFRSLATRGSRELPEHLADVIDVIKAAGFDLVIVETPGIGQGDAAIVPYVDTSLYVMTPEFGAASQLEKIDMLDFADVVAINKFERRGAKDAMRDVGRQLVRNHEAFGRKPEDMPVYGTSAATFNDDGVTALYQHLRAGLAERGLPLSEGTLAPVAVRHSSGIRRVVPAERVRYLAEITEAVRAYHDRTEALAEAARRVQRLDAVKGELVEAGSDPAGVESLLAAAHRDLPHDIGDQIRNWPAVVASYSGDEQVVKVRDREIRTKLNRESLSGNRIPRVALPAFTDHGELVRFWRRENLPGLFPFTAGVFPFKRDGEDPARMFAGEGDPFRTNRRFKLLSEGQLATRLSTAFDSVTLYGRDPDERPDIYGKVGTSGVSVATLDDMKALYDGFDLVAPTTSVSMTINGPAPTVLAFFLNTVIDQQVEKFRAAEGRDPSPEEAAELRAHALANVRGTVQADILKEDQGQNTCLFSTEFSLRMMADIQEWFIQQKVRNFYSVSISGYHIAEAGANPISQLAFTLANGFTYVEAYLARGMRIDDFAPNLSFFFSNGMDPEYSVLGRVARRIWAVAMKERYGAGERSQKLKYHVQTSGRSLHAQEMDFNDIRTTLQGLIAIYDNANSLHTNAYDEAVTTPSEESVRRALAIQLIINREWGLAMNENPLQGSFIIDQLTDLVEEAVLAEFDRINERGGVLGAMETGYQRGRIQDESMLYEQRKHDGSLPIIGVNTFRRPGGEGAPHEVELARATETEKESQLARVRDFRDTHGAEATQALARLKEAAVGGDNAFEALMAAARVCTLRQVTEAFFEIGGQYRRNV; encoded by the coding sequence GTGAACGATCTCCATCGTCCCGTGCACCCCGTCCGCCTGGTCACCGCCTCGGCGCTGTTCGACGGGCACGACGCCTCGATCAACATCATGCGGCGGATCTTCCAGTCCCAGGGTGCCGAGGTGATCCACCTGGGGCACAACCGGTCGGTGCGGGAGGTCGTGGACGCGGCGCTGGAGGAGGACGCGCACGGGGTGGCCGTCTCGTCGTACCAGGGCGGGCACGTGGAGTACTTCGAGTATCTCGTCGAGTCGCTGCGCGGGCAGGGGGCCGAGCACATCCAGGTGGTCGGGGGCGGTGGCGGCGTCATCGTGCCCGAGGAGATCACCCGGCTGCGCCGCAGCGGCGTGACCATCTTCTCGCCCGAGGACGGGCAGCGGATGGGCCTCGCCGGGATGGTCAACTCGGTGGTGAAGGACTGCGACTTCGACCTCTGGGACAGCAAGCCCGTCGACGCCGCCGCCGTCCTGACCGGTGACCGCTTCGCCATCGCCCGCGCGATCACCGGTGCGGAACTCGGCAAGCTGCCGCCGGAGTTGCTGGAGCAGGTGCGCGCCGCCGCCGCGGCACGGGTCACGCCCGTTCTCGGGATCACCGGTACCGGCGGCTCCGGGAAGTCGTCCCTCACGGACGAGCTGGTGCGCCGGTTCCGTGTCGACCAGCAGGACAAGCTGCGGATCGCGGTGATCGCCGTCGACCCCACCCGGCGTCGGGGCGGCGGTGCGCTGCTCGGCGACCGCATCCGGATGAACTCCCTGGACGGCGGCCGGATCTTCTTCCGGAGCCTGGCCACCCGCGGCAGCCGTGAGCTGCCCGAGCACCTGGCCGACGTGATCGACGTGATCAAGGCCGCCGGGTTCGACCTGGTGATCGTGGAGACACCGGGCATCGGGCAGGGCGACGCGGCGATCGTGCCGTACGTCGACACCTCGCTGTACGTGATGACGCCGGAGTTCGGTGCCGCCTCGCAGCTGGAGAAGATCGACATGCTCGACTTCGCCGACGTCGTGGCGATCAACAAGTTCGAGCGGCGCGGCGCCAAGGACGCCATGCGTGACGTGGGCCGCCAACTGGTGCGCAACCACGAGGCGTTCGGCAGGAAGCCGGAGGACATGCCGGTGTACGGCACCTCGGCGGCCACGTTCAACGACGACGGTGTCACCGCGCTCTACCAGCACCTGCGGGCCGGTCTGGCCGAGCGGGGGCTGCCGCTGTCCGAGGGCACCCTGGCGCCGGTCGCCGTACGGCACTCCTCCGGCATCCGGCGCGTGGTGCCCGCCGAACGGGTGCGCTACCTCGCCGAGATCACGGAGGCGGTCCGCGCCTACCACGACCGGACCGAGGCGCTGGCCGAAGCGGCCCGCCGGGTGCAGCGCCTGGACGCGGTCAAGGGCGAGCTGGTCGAGGCCGGTTCCGACCCGGCGGGTGTGGAGTCGCTGCTCGCCGCCGCCCACCGCGACCTCCCGCACGACATCGGCGACCAGATCCGGAACTGGCCCGCGGTCGTGGCGTCGTACTCCGGTGACGAGCAGGTGGTGAAGGTACGGGACCGGGAGATCCGTACGAAGCTGAACCGTGAGTCCCTGTCGGGCAATCGGATCCCCCGGGTCGCGCTGCCCGCCTTCACCGACCACGGCGAGCTGGTGCGGTTCTGGCGCCGGGAGAACCTGCCCGGCCTCTTCCCGTTCACCGCCGGGGTGTTCCCCTTCAAGCGCGACGGCGAGGACCCGGCGCGGATGTTCGCCGGGGAGGGCGACCCGTTCCGTACGAACCGGCGCTTCAAGCTGCTCTCCGAGGGCCAGCTGGCCACCCGCCTGTCCACCGCCTTCGACTCCGTCACCCTCTACGGCCGTGACCCCGACGAACGCCCCGACATCTACGGCAAGGTCGGCACGTCCGGCGTCTCGGTGGCCACCCTCGACGACATGAAGGCGCTCTACGACGGGTTCGACCTCGTCGCGCCGACGACCTCGGTGTCGATGACCATCAACGGCCCGGCGCCGACCGTGTTGGCGTTCTTCCTCAACACCGTCATCGACCAGCAGGTGGAGAAGTTCCGGGCGGCGGAGGGGCGCGACCCCTCGCCCGAGGAGGCCGCCGAACTGCGGGCGCACGCGCTCGCGAACGTGCGCGGCACCGTGCAGGCCGACATCCTGAAGGAGGACCAGGGGCAGAACACCTGCCTGTTCTCCACCGAGTTCAGCCTGCGGATGATGGCCGACATCCAGGAGTGGTTCATCCAGCAGAAGGTCCGCAACTTCTACTCGGTGTCCATCTCCGGCTACCACATCGCCGAGGCCGGGGCGAACCCGATCAGCCAGCTCGCCTTCACCCTGGCCAACGGATTCACCTATGTCGAGGCCTACTTGGCGCGCGGTATGCGCATCGACGACTTCGCGCCCAACCTGTCGTTCTTCTTCTCCAACGGCATGGACCCGGAGTACTCCGTGCTGGGCCGGGTCGCCCGCCGCATCTGGGCCGTCGCGATGAAGGAGCGGTACGGGGCGGGGGAGCGCAGTCAGAAGCTGAAGTACCACGTGCAGACCTCCGGGCGGTCCCTGCACGCCCAGGAGATGGACTTCAACGACATCCGCACCACCCTTCAGGGCCTGATCGCCATCTACGACAACGCCAACTCCCTGCACACCAACGCCTACGACGAGGCAGTCACGACCCCGTCCGAGGAGTCGGTGCGGCGGGCGCTGGCGATCCAGCTCATCATCAACCGCGAGTGGGGCCTCGCCATGAACGAGAACCCGCTCCAGGGGTCGTTCATCATCGACCAGCTCACCGACCTGGTCGAGGAGGCCGTGCTCGCCGAGTTCGACCGGATCAACGAGCGCGGTGGCGTGCTCGGCGCGATGGAGACCGGCTACCAGCGCGGGCGCATCCAGGACGAGTCGATGCTGTACGAGCAGCGCAAGCACGACGGCTCGCTGCCCATCATCGGCGTCAACACCTTCCGCCGGCCCGGCGGTGAGGGAGCGCCCCACGAGGTCGAGCTCGCCCGTGCCACGGAGACGGAGAAGGAGTCCCAGCTCGCGCGCGTACGCGACTTCCGGGACACGCACGGAGCGGAGGCCACGCAGGCGCTCGCCCGGCTGAAGGAGGCCGCCGTGGGCGGTGACAACGCCTTCGAGGCGCTGATGGCGGCGGCCAGGGTGTGCACCCTGCGCCAGGTCACCGAGGCGTTCTTCGAGATCGGGGGCCAGTACCGGAGGAACGTCTGA
- a CDS encoding PadR family transcriptional regulator — protein MSLPHAILTALLEKPSSGLELTRRFDRSIGYFWSATHQQIYRELGKLETEGHIRALPAEQPTRGQKKSYEVLPAGRAELARWTAASQDPKPYRDTMLLRLRASAVVGTEGIEADLRRHLALHRSQLAEYEEIEKRDFQPGRDAPQDRLRHLVLRAGIDLETFWTQWLTHALAEFAELPGENR, from the coding sequence ATGTCCCTCCCGCACGCGATCCTCACCGCCCTGCTCGAAAAGCCGTCCTCAGGGCTGGAGTTGACCCGCCGGTTCGACAGGTCGATCGGCTACTTCTGGTCGGCCACGCATCAGCAGATCTATCGCGAGCTGGGAAAACTGGAGACCGAGGGGCACATCCGCGCCCTGCCCGCCGAGCAGCCGACCCGCGGGCAGAAGAAGAGCTACGAGGTCCTGCCCGCGGGCCGCGCCGAACTGGCCCGCTGGACGGCCGCGTCCCAGGACCCCAAGCCCTACCGCGACACGATGCTGCTGCGGCTGCGCGCCTCGGCGGTCGTCGGCACCGAGGGCATCGAGGCCGACCTGCGCCGCCATCTCGCCCTGCACCGAAGCCAGTTGGCCGAGTACGAGGAGATCGAGAAGCGCGATTTCCAGCCCGGCCGCGACGCCCCCCAGGACCGGCTCCGGCATCTGGTCCTGCGTGCGGGCATCGACCTGGAGACCTTCTGGACCCAGTGGCTCACGCACGCCCTGGCGGAGTTCGCGGAGCTGCCCGGCGAAAACCGGTGA
- a CDS encoding roadblock/LC7 domain-containing protein: protein MNPDLSWVLNDVLQVRGARHAILVSADGLLLERSSDIDRDAAETNAAAMSSMQSLSRAVAPFVGFGLGLWKQTLIEYDGGWIFLIAAGSGAYLAVSAALDVDMEAMSFRMQQQVGALGKAMTTPPRQNAGAEA, encoded by the coding sequence GTGAATCCCGATCTGTCGTGGGTGCTGAACGACGTGCTGCAGGTGCGCGGCGCCCGTCACGCGATCCTCGTCTCGGCCGACGGCCTGCTGCTGGAACGGTCCAGTGACATCGACCGCGACGCGGCCGAGACCAACGCCGCCGCGATGAGCTCGATGCAGTCCCTCAGCCGGGCCGTCGCCCCCTTCGTGGGCTTCGGACTCGGTCTGTGGAAGCAGACGCTGATCGAGTACGACGGCGGCTGGATCTTCCTCATCGCCGCGGGCAGCGGCGCCTACCTCGCCGTGTCGGCCGCGCTGGACGTCGACATGGAGGCCATGTCGTTCCGGATGCAGCAGCAGGTGGGGGCGCTCGGCAAGGCGATGACCACCCCGCCGCGTCAGAACGCCGGTGCGGAAGCATGA
- a CDS encoding NADPH-dependent 2,4-dienoyl-CoA reductase yields MSRYPHLLTPLDLGFTTLPNRVLMGSMHVGLEEAEHGFERMAEFYAARARGGVGLIVTGGIAPNDAGRPGVGGARLTTDAEADQHRTITDAVHREGGRIAMQILHFGRYAYHEDLVAPSPLQAPISLFTPHELTDAEVEQTIDDYARAALLARRAGYDGVEIMGSEGYLINEFIAARTNHRTDRWGGSYENRTRFPVEIVRRVREAVGPDFILIYRLSMLDLVPGGSTLDEVITLARAVEAAGATIINTGIGWHEARIPTIATSVPRGAYTWVTKRLMGEVGIPLVTTNRINTPEVAEELLADGCADMVSMARPMLADPDFVNKARDGRPEAINTCIGCNQACLDHTFSGKITSCLVNPRACHETELVLSPTKLRKRVAVVGAGPAGLACAVSAAERGHHVTLFDAAPEIGGQLNVARKVPGKQEFDETLRYFRHQLTAHGVDVRLNTPVSAGDFADHAGHPDYDEIVVATGVTPRVPDLPGVDHPSVVGYLDVLRGDAPVGDRVAILGAGGIGFDVAEYLTDGGDKTSEDPAAYFRAWGVDMEYRTPGGLAAPERPAPPRSVHLLQRKASKVGAGLGKTTGWIHRTELKHRGVTMVPGVRYDRIDDAGLHVTVDGTSTVLPVDTVVLCTGQEPRRDLYDELLAAGRSVHLIGGADVAAELDAKRAIKQGTELAAAL; encoded by the coding sequence ATGAGCCGTTACCCCCACCTGCTGACCCCTCTCGACCTCGGCTTCACCACCCTCCCCAACCGCGTCCTCATGGGCTCCATGCACGTAGGCCTGGAAGAAGCCGAACACGGATTCGAGCGCATGGCGGAGTTCTACGCCGCCCGCGCCCGCGGCGGCGTCGGCCTCATCGTCACCGGCGGCATCGCCCCCAACGACGCCGGCCGACCGGGCGTGGGCGGCGCCAGACTCACCACCGACGCGGAGGCCGACCAGCACCGGACGATCACCGACGCCGTGCACCGCGAGGGCGGCAGGATCGCGATGCAGATCCTGCACTTCGGCCGGTACGCCTACCACGAGGACCTGGTCGCACCGAGCCCTCTCCAGGCTCCCATCAGCCTCTTCACCCCGCACGAGCTCACCGACGCCGAGGTCGAGCAGACCATCGACGACTACGCCCGCGCGGCCCTCCTCGCCCGCCGGGCCGGCTACGACGGCGTGGAGATCATGGGCTCCGAGGGCTATCTGATCAACGAGTTCATCGCCGCGCGGACCAACCACCGCACCGACCGCTGGGGCGGCTCCTACGAGAACCGCACACGCTTCCCCGTCGAGATCGTGCGGCGGGTGCGCGAGGCGGTCGGCCCGGACTTCATCCTCATCTACCGCCTGTCCATGCTGGACCTGGTCCCGGGCGGCTCCACCCTCGACGAGGTGATCACCCTCGCCCGCGCGGTCGAGGCGGCCGGCGCGACCATCATCAACACCGGCATCGGCTGGCACGAGGCCCGTATCCCCACCATCGCCACCTCGGTGCCGCGCGGCGCGTACACCTGGGTGACGAAGAGGCTCATGGGCGAGGTCGGCATCCCCCTGGTGACCACCAACCGCATCAACACCCCGGAAGTCGCCGAGGAGTTGCTCGCCGACGGGTGCGCGGACATGGTGTCGATGGCCCGCCCGATGCTCGCCGACCCGGACTTCGTCAACAAGGCGCGCGACGGGCGTCCCGAGGCCATCAACACCTGCATCGGCTGCAACCAGGCCTGCCTGGACCACACCTTCAGCGGGAAGATCACCTCCTGCCTGGTCAACCCGCGCGCCTGCCACGAGACGGAACTCGTCCTCTCACCGACCAAGCTGCGCAAGCGGGTCGCCGTCGTCGGCGCCGGACCCGCCGGACTCGCCTGTGCCGTCTCCGCCGCCGAACGCGGCCACCACGTCACCCTCTTCGACGCCGCCCCCGAGATCGGCGGCCAGCTGAACGTGGCCCGCAAGGTCCCCGGCAAGCAGGAGTTCGACGAGACCCTGCGCTACTTCCGCCACCAGCTCACCGCCCACGGCGTGGACGTACGCCTCAACACCCCGGTGTCCGCGGGTGACTTCGCGGACCACGCCGGTCACCCGGACTACGACGAGATCGTCGTCGCCACCGGCGTCACCCCCCGCGTCCCGGACCTCCCCGGCGTCGACCACCCGAGCGTCGTCGGCTACCTCGACGTGCTGCGCGGCGACGCGCCCGTCGGCGACCGCGTCGCGATCCTCGGCGCGGGCGGCATCGGCTTCGACGTCGCCGAGTACCTCACCGACGGCGGTGACAAGACGAGCGAGGACCCGGCGGCGTACTTCCGCGCCTGGGGCGTCGACATGGAATACCGCACCCCCGGCGGCCTGGCCGCGCCCGAGCGCCCCGCCCCTCCCCGCAGCGTCCACCTCCTCCAGCGCAAGGCGTCCAAGGTCGGCGCCGGACTCGGAAAGACCACCGGCTGGATCCACCGCACCGAGCTCAAGCACCGGGGCGTCACCATGGTTCCGGGCGTCCGGTACGACCGGATCGACGACGCCGGTCTGCACGTCACCGTCGACGGCACCTCCACCGTCCTGCCGGTCGACACCGTCGTCCTGTGCACCGGCCAGGAGCCGCGCCGCGACCTCTACGACGAGCTGCTCGCCGCCGGCCGCAGCGTGCACCTGATCGGCGGCGCCGACGTTGCCGCCGAGCTGGACGCCAAACGCGCCATCAAGCAGGGCACCGAACTGGCGGCGGCGCTCTGA
- a CDS encoding DUF742 domain-containing protein, with protein sequence MNAHGEEAPVTVTSDFVRSYVITGGRRLPTADDLSLHTLVTLAPDRELPLGASPEVRAIWDLCGGGYLSVAEVAAHLSLPVGVARLLLTDLFEQGHLLRRAAPPRAQSVDRGIIEKVLHGLESLYG encoded by the coding sequence ATGAACGCCCACGGCGAGGAAGCTCCGGTCACGGTCACCAGCGACTTCGTCCGCTCGTACGTCATCACGGGCGGGCGGCGGCTGCCGACCGCCGACGACCTGTCCCTGCACACCCTGGTCACCCTGGCTCCGGACCGTGAACTGCCGCTCGGCGCCAGTCCCGAGGTCCGGGCCATCTGGGACCTGTGCGGCGGCGGGTACCTCTCCGTCGCGGAGGTCGCCGCGCACCTGTCGCTGCCGGTTGGCGTGGCCCGACTCCTGCTGACCGATTTATTCGAACAGGGTCATCTCCTGCGCCGTGCCGCGCCCCCACGCGCCCAGTCCGTCGACAGAGGAATCATCGAAAAGGTGCTGCATGGACTCGAATCCCTCTACGGCTGA
- a CDS encoding cytochrome P450 yields MHGADFAADPHRLYDQMRTHGPAAPVELAPGVDATLVVQHEMALRVLQNTTLFSRDSRRWAALNEGRISLDSPVLPMMMYRPNVLFTDGAVHLRLRKAVTESLAKLSISRIRRDVEPIADYLIDQFSERGRADLLNDYAKLIPLLLFNKMFGCPADIGDRLTSGMSAMFDGQDDALKGLEQVATCLQELITLKRREPGEDVTSWLIQHSAGLNDEELRDQLIVLMGAGLEPQRNLIASALLLLLSDGPSERGSGMLVEEAIEHVLWNNPPIANYATHYALQDVDLGGVPVEANSPVVVSFAAANSDPALTEARQLASKGAHLAFGAGPHACPAKDPAQVIALTAIERILNALPDLTLAVPQDSLLWRPGPFHRALAALPARFSPTPATRMAAALRNLAPAQTAEPVPRPVPQQAPAARQEQRKKGFWSSFLDVFRL; encoded by the coding sequence ATGCACGGCGCCGACTTCGCCGCCGACCCGCACCGCCTCTACGACCAGATGCGCACCCACGGCCCGGCGGCACCCGTCGAGCTCGCCCCCGGGGTGGACGCCACGCTCGTCGTCCAGCACGAGATGGCCCTCAGGGTGCTCCAGAACACCACCCTGTTCTCCCGTGACTCGCGCCGCTGGGCCGCGCTCAACGAGGGCCGCATATCCCTCGACAGCCCGGTCCTGCCGATGATGATGTACCGGCCCAACGTCCTGTTCACGGACGGCGCGGTGCACCTGCGGCTGCGCAAGGCCGTCACGGAGAGCCTCGCCAAGCTGAGCATCAGCCGCATCCGGCGGGACGTCGAGCCCATCGCCGACTACCTGATCGACCAGTTCAGCGAGCGGGGCCGGGCCGACCTCCTCAACGACTACGCCAAGCTGATCCCGCTTCTGCTGTTCAACAAGATGTTCGGCTGCCCGGCCGACATCGGCGACCGCCTCACCTCCGGCATGTCCGCCATGTTCGACGGCCAGGACGACGCCCTCAAGGGCCTGGAGCAGGTCGCCACCTGCCTCCAGGAGCTGATCACGCTCAAGCGCCGCGAGCCCGGCGAGGACGTGACCTCCTGGCTCATCCAGCACTCCGCGGGCCTCAACGACGAGGAACTGCGGGACCAGCTGATCGTGCTGATGGGCGCGGGTCTGGAACCCCAGCGCAACCTGATAGCCAGCGCCCTGCTCCTGCTGCTGTCCGACGGCCCCTCCGAGCGCGGCAGCGGCATGCTGGTCGAGGAGGCCATCGAGCACGTGCTGTGGAACAACCCGCCCATCGCCAACTACGCGACGCACTACGCGTTGCAGGACGTCGACCTCGGTGGCGTCCCGGTGGAGGCGAACAGCCCGGTCGTCGTCAGCTTCGCCGCCGCCAACAGCGACCCGGCCCTCACCGAGGCCCGGCAGCTGGCCAGCAAGGGCGCGCACCTCGCCTTCGGCGCGGGTCCGCACGCCTGCCCCGCCAAGGACCCGGCCCAGGTCATCGCGCTCACGGCGATCGAGCGGATCCTCAACGCGCTGCCCGACCTGACCCTCGCGGTCCCGCAGGACAGTCTGCTGTGGCGCCCTGGCCCCTTCCACCGTGCGCTGGCCGCGCTGCCGGCCCGGTTCAGCCCGACACCGGCCACCCGGATGGCGGCGGCCCTGCGCAACCTGGCGCCTGCCCAGACGGCCGAACCGGTACCCCGCCCGGTGCCGCAGCAGGCCCCGGCGGCCCGTCAGGAACAGCGCAAGAAGGGATTCTGGAGCTCCTTCCTCGATGTCTTCCGGCTCTGA
- a CDS encoding ATP-binding protein, with protein MTSLIQDPLLWILLVVLVAAVVAVMRARRTNMALRRKNSDLQSTREAVQSERDRLYAEYTQLNAQHAGDLAAVRKDAEEDTKAVLKSAMRTLQVLADEQQLIIEKSQRRYGDDEQVLGDLMMIDHTNSQFGRRAQGIAVLCGGWLGRRESTASVYDVARSAQGRIKHFDRVTINTQVNVTVASRAVEPIAVVLAELLANATNYSAPGTRVDINIQAVPTGVCLIVDDAGLGMNTEEKARASVLLSPQAPVDITSLGDPPKFGFAVSGMLATRYGFKVSVDSVSPYGGVRAVILLPENLLTTDVPEPEGGAAKAEPRAEVPAAPQRLTPVSTPGGPPRPIGTTAGGLPKRRRRGSPVAVVPPPPEPAEHNNEVTASRIGAFQRGTLLGRDTTTMEGPQDQ; from the coding sequence ATGACGTCATTGATCCAGGATCCACTGCTGTGGATCTTGCTCGTGGTCCTGGTCGCTGCGGTCGTCGCAGTGATGCGGGCCCGGAGAACCAACATGGCGCTCCGCAGGAAGAACAGTGACCTGCAGAGCACCCGTGAAGCCGTACAGAGTGAACGCGACCGCCTCTATGCGGAATACACCCAACTGAACGCACAGCACGCGGGCGATCTGGCGGCGGTGCGAAAGGACGCGGAGGAGGACACCAAGGCCGTCCTGAAGTCGGCCATGCGGACGCTTCAGGTGCTCGCCGACGAACAGCAGCTCATCATCGAGAAGTCGCAGCGCCGCTACGGCGACGACGAACAGGTCCTCGGCGACCTGATGATGATCGACCACACCAACAGCCAGTTCGGCCGGCGCGCACAGGGCATCGCGGTGCTCTGCGGCGGCTGGCTCGGCCGGCGCGAGTCCACCGCCTCCGTGTACGACGTCGCCCGCAGCGCCCAGGGCCGCATCAAGCACTTCGACCGCGTCACCATCAACACCCAGGTGAACGTCACGGTGGCCAGCCGGGCCGTCGAGCCCATCGCGGTGGTCCTCGCCGAACTGCTGGCCAACGCCACCAACTACAGCGCGCCCGGCACCCGCGTCGACATCAACATCCAGGCCGTACCCACCGGTGTCTGCCTGATCGTCGACGACGCCGGCCTCGGTATGAACACGGAGGAGAAGGCGCGGGCCTCCGTCCTGCTCTCCCCGCAGGCACCGGTCGACATCACGAGCCTCGGCGACCCGCCGAAGTTCGGCTTCGCCGTGTCCGGGATGCTCGCCACCCGGTACGGCTTCAAGGTCTCGGTCGATTCGGTGTCCCCCTACGGCGGCGTACGGGCGGTGATTCTCTTGCCAGAGAACCTGTTGACGACGGACGTTCCCGAGCCCGAGGGCGGGGCCGCCAAGGCCGAACCCCGGGCCGAGGTACCGGCCGCCCCGCAGCGGCTGACCCCGGTGTCCACCCCCGGCGGACCGCCCCGTCCGATCGGGACGACGGCCGGCGGCCTGCCCAAGCGGCGACGGCGCGGCAGCCCGGTCGCGGTGGTGCCACCGCCGCCGGAGCCGGCGGAGCACAACAACGAGGTGACGGCCTCACGTATCGGTGCGTTCCAGCGCGGAACGCTGCTCGGGCGGGACACGACGACCATGGAAGGACCACAGGACCAGTGA
- a CDS encoding S-(hydroxymethyl)mycothiol dehydrogenase: MTHQVRAVVARGKGAPVSLETILVPDPGPGEALVKIQACGVCHTDLHYREGGINDDFPFLLGHEAAGVVESVGEGVTDVAPGDFVILNWRAVCGNCRACLRGRPWYCFNTHNAKQKMTLLDGTELSPALGIGAFAEKTLVAAGQCTKVDPAASAAVAGLLGCGVMAGIGAAINTGNVGRGDTVAVIGCGGVGDAAVVGSNLAGAAKIIAVDIDDRKLATARTMGATHTVNSKETDPVEAIRELTGGFGADVVIEAVGRPETYKQAFYARDLAGTVVLVGVPTPEMKLELPLIDVFGRGGSLKSSWYGDCLPSRDFPMLIDLYLQGRLPLDAFVTETIALDEVEKAFERMHGGDVLRSVVVL, translated from the coding sequence ATGACTCACCAGGTCCGTGCTGTCGTCGCGCGGGGCAAGGGTGCCCCCGTCAGCCTGGAGACGATCCTCGTGCCGGACCCCGGGCCGGGCGAGGCGCTGGTGAAGATCCAGGCCTGCGGGGTCTGTCACACCGACCTGCACTACCGCGAGGGCGGGATCAACGACGACTTCCCCTTCCTGCTCGGGCACGAGGCTGCCGGGGTCGTGGAGTCGGTGGGGGAGGGGGTCACGGACGTGGCTCCCGGTGACTTCGTGATCCTCAACTGGCGTGCGGTGTGCGGGAACTGCCGGGCGTGTCTGCGCGGGCGGCCCTGGTACTGCTTCAACACGCACAACGCCAAGCAGAAGATGACCCTGCTCGACGGCACCGAGCTGTCGCCCGCGCTGGGTATCGGCGCCTTCGCCGAGAAGACCCTCGTCGCGGCCGGGCAGTGCACCAAGGTCGACCCGGCGGCCTCGGCCGCTGTCGCGGGGCTGCTGGGCTGTGGCGTGATGGCCGGTATCGGTGCCGCCATCAACACCGGGAACGTCGGACGCGGCGACACGGTCGCGGTCATCGGCTGCGGTGGGGTCGGGGACGCGGCGGTCGTCGGGTCGAACCTGGCCGGCGCCGCGAAGATCATCGCCGTCGACATCGACGACCGGAAACTGGCCACCGCCCGCACGATGGGCGCGACCCACACGGTCAACTCCAAGGAGACCGACCCGGTCGAGGCGATCCGTGAGCTGACCGGCGGCTTCGGCGCGGACGTCGTCATCGAGGCGGTGGGCCGCCCGGAGACGTACAAGCAGGCGTTCTACGCCCGTGACCTCGCCGGGACGGTCGTTCTCGTCGGTGTGCCGACGCCGGAGATGAAGCTGGAGCTGCCGCTGATCGACGTCTTCGGACGCGGTGGCTCGCTGAAGTCGTCCTGGTACGGCGACTGCCTGCCCTCCCGCGACTTCCCCATGCTCATCGACCTCTACCTCCAGGGTCGCCTCCCCCTGGACGCCTTCGTGACCGAGACCATCGCGCTCGACGAGGTCGAGAAGGCGTTCGAGCGGATGCACGGCGGCGACGTACTGCGCTCGGTGGTGGTGCTGTGA